From the genome of Prunus persica cultivar Lovell chromosome G8, Prunus_persica_NCBIv2, whole genome shotgun sequence:
acctCAGGGAGTGTTCGTGTACTTTTTGAGACTTGagggggttttgtgaaaacagaAGAAACCACATGAGgcggtgttagtgtaaataactcttcaaaattttcattgtcttcatcatctcaatattatcaatattttgaCCAAATGTTGTTGAAGTGTGAGAAATTATCATCGtcaatatttttcaatattattgtcgatattatcgatactTATACGATTTGTGTATAGTATGTTCCAAAATATCCTAAACCcgaaaaaatgataatattcTCGATATTTTATCGATAATTTAGTCCTTGCATGTCACAACTTCTCATAGACAGCATTACAAAAACACTATAATAGGCTATAATAGGCTATAATAGCGTTATATAATAGTGTTTTGGACGTATTATCATATGTCTGTCTTCCATAGCGGTTTCTAAACGCTACCATTTCCTTTTTAATGGCTTTTCAAAAGTGCTGTCAAAGTTTTCATAGCTATGCATCAAAACGCTGTTATAGGGGACCGCAACATTTTTGGATTGCCACGAAAcactacttttttttatagcaCTTTTACCCCTGGGTTATCAGAATGATGAAAAATGAAGGGGAGAGAAGATTGCATATTACATTGATGGCATCGTCCCCTCATTAACCGTTTTCTTTCCATCAGATTTGGAAGAACCGGTGGATATTGTGTCATGCATGATTCGAAAAAGGTTATTTCATATATGTTCATGTCGTTCAATTTCATATGaccaaaagataaaataaaatctgtgTAATTATAATGTCAATTCAATCAAATGCAGTCTTTCCTAATATAGCAACCAACCAACGTACATTATTTAACATCAGCCAAGCCAATTCTATTTGCTTTTCTTAATCtataataaattacaaaaacaaagtattttttttttcactatcGTATTGTATATAAACACAATATAATTATGGTCAAATTCTTAGCATGGTGGCATTTCTTGTGGTGCGGGCAGCAACTTTTCCTTCTTGTGTTTTCCGTTCTTTACAATGAAAACGGTGTTCATTCCCCATGTTAGGTGACGCTCCAAATGGCAGTGCAAGAACCATACTCCTGTACAatattggaaatttttttttatcacagTGCGTACCAATTAATAAAAaccaattaataaaaatgaaataataacGATAACTTGTATACACCAACTATTATTAGATTAATTAACTAGCTCTTATCATTTTCATCTCCTTTGATATAAATATATGCTGTACTTAtctaatataaaaattatggaGCAAGGGGCTGGTAACTCATGATCAAtcttatataatttatttaacaaatattaatattaatataaatagtCAATTACTAGTCGAAAGGGGCTTATAACTCAGCtggttaagagtatttacCTGGATTGTTGGTTTTGAATCTGATGGCGGTCCAGCCATTTATAGGCACAATCACAGTGTTCCTGTGAGGAGGGTCAACGAGATTGTAATTTAAGGGGTCCTTGTCTTGGTCAAAATTCCCAAACCCTCTTCCAACAATATAGAAGCTAAACCCATGCAAATGCATTGGATGATCAATCCCAGCAACCAAGTTCGTGCCTTGAAAAACACATTCCACAATTGACCCATAATCAAAAACCTTCACCTTTGTCCCTCTCTTTGGTGTTTGTAAAATCAATGGCAGATCTTCACCTGTAAAATTATACACCAGTGGCGGAAAATCTGGGAAACCTTCTCTAAACACCCCATTAATATGATAATAATATGCTTCTAGGATGTCAATTGTTGTGGGGTCCACAAAACTTATGTTGTTCATGCTAGCAGCTAGGCGGGTCCCATTTGGTCCTTCGCAAGAACTATTTGGGCAGGGAAATGTGTTGACTGAAACTGTTGAGATTAATCTAGTGGTGATGTTTTTTGGGACGTCAATTGGGTGGTCTTCATTGGCTAGGCTTCTAAGGCtatcaaagaaattgaaggcTGCATTTGTGTCATTGTAGTAAGGAAGGTAAGGTAATATTGGAGGGCTTGAAAATGGAGTGGAATTTCTATTGTTGTATTGTACTATTGCTGTGGTTGTGGTGTTGTCAAAAGCAACAGCAGGACTGCTTGAGTAAGCCCTAGCGGCCATGTAATATTGGCCAACTTGTTGGTTTGTGAGCAGCAAGGCATCTAGCGTTTGTCCCGGTGATATTGTGATGTAATCTCTTGTCACTGGCTTTGTGTAGCTCCCATCTGCTCCCACCACTGTGAGGTTATGGTTTGCgattgagaagaagagaatgCTGTTCATTGCGGCGTTTATTATCCGGAGCAGATAGGCCTTGTTTTCATCCACGAAGAGTTTGAATGTTTCTGCAAAAGGATAATTTTGATTTAATGAAGTAGTGGATGGATGAAACTATTTTGAACAGTGAAAGGCTTGATTAAATTGTGGACCTGATTTTGAGCATGGATAGAGGTCACCAGGCTGACCATTGATGGTGTGAGCATCAGAAACATTTGGTTCTCCTCCGGTTTGAACGAATTCTTCAAATACCTCCATTATGTCCCTTTTCCACCACTGACCTGCGTTTTCAACAAGAGCTTAAGCTGTTGGTGAAGAGGCTCAATTATTGTTAtccgaaaaagaaagaaaaagaaaagaagatgctCAATTATTGCTTGTAATTAGGAAATGTCGAGTATAAAACTTAAGAACTAGAATTACCTAATATAATTGGCACTTCCTCATGAGGCTGGGGAAATGGATAGCTAGCTCCACGTTTTGGATAGACAATAATTGCTCCGTAAACTGTGGCTCGAGACCAGTCACTATGTGCATGCCACCAGATggttccttcttcttcagaaaatataatattttgctTGAATTTATGCCCAGGCTGAATTGGACATTGTGTGATGTATTCAGGACCATCTGACCATGGATACCTCGGTTGCTTTACTCCATGCCTGtgtcaaaaaataacaaaatttaacTACTACTCAAAGCAAATTAATCAACCCATCAAACCATttcgagaaaaaaaaaaattattcaagttaaattaaattcatatataCCAGTGGATAGTGATGTTGTATCTGCCGTTGTTGTGGACATTGACATAGATTGTATCACCTTTATGAGCTTGTAAAACTGGTCCAGGAAATTTTCCATTTACTGTCAATATTTCCTTGGTGCTGCACAACCTTGTATATGTAGCTTCTTTCACCTATATTAACAAAGCATATGCACGCGCAAAATAGGCATGTAATTAAGTCTGAGAATTTCAAGAAATGAATTGACAATGAAGACTGACAAGGAGGAATAAGCAATATGATCTTTTATGCATCCATTGATGGAAAATTAGGGTCATAAAAACATAACGTATGCACGTaacaaattaatgaaaacatGAACATTGATAGAATCCAATTACCACAAAATGATAATTATGGGATGACGCTTGGCAATGGAGAAACACAAGTAGAAGAGATAAAATCTGCAGGGCAGAGTTCCTCTTTCCAGACAACATTTTGTTCGGACGTATGAACACAAGTATCAATTTCTTCTGCTCTTACTACTCTACTGAGTTAATTTTGAAAGCTTTGTAGCCTGTTgaatttatagaaaaagataatgacAGAATGAAGTCAAGCTTTGTAGTTTGATGGATGTGATAGGAATGATTCTTTAATTCAGTGGGTCACTTTACTAACAAGTAAAAGATTATGGAAAATAACAGGCAATTGAATTAAATGTTTACTGTTTTTAGTATCACGAACGTGACTTTTGCAGTTTCACAAATTTGGTTCGAATTGTTGAACCAATTGGGAAGGGATTGGTTTGGTTGAGTTGATGGTAGGAGGTAGAACTATATATCATCCGACGAACTAGAAATCTTAATCGGGCAAAACTTTGGGACCATCTTgcgcaaaactttgggaaattgttttgatgtttAGACCATCAATTTGGcctctttcattttcaatgaTAATAATGCAGACTCAGCTATGTTTGACATTTATGCCATCAACTAGCATTTTGAGTATGTCTAGTTGTCTACCATAGAAATTGATGGTAGCTATACTATTCTTTTTTACTACGTAAGACACCAAAAATAGGAATAATCCACTTTAAGCAGTTAAGTAGGAGGTATATGCTTGACTACAACTGCAAAATTGTTAGCTATAGCTACTGTTTCCACTTATATATTGTTGATAAATCTGAAAGGGACATTGAAATTGAGCACCGGAAATGTACTAATCAGGTCTTGAGGTATTTGCAAGGGATCAAGATTGTATAGGCTCATGTACATACATTTTGACATTCTGACATTCGGAAGTGGTTGGATATTCAGTTTCGGACTTTGTTGCTGTGTAGACACAAGGAAGTTTACTTCAGGATacatctttcttctttctggaGGGTGATGTATCCTGGAAAAGTACGTGGCACGCTATGAAGCTACAACATTATGGTTTAGAAATTTTATCACATGAGAAGATTGTTGATTCTTTAGCAATATTTTTACTAAAGGTTGTTGATTCTTTAAGGATTACTAAGTAGTCgcaatttttttctaatttttaaaagtttaCAAATTCGTGTATCTAGCATTATTCTTACACAATTCATTCCATTATGTTACACAATTTTATTGTAGTTCGGTTATTcataatcattaaacaatTTATTTCGTAACTAATCGATTTTCTTCCATTACAATAAAAACTATTTGTAGGAAATGCTATGATAtccaattctttatttttatttttttaatttttttaaaagggcaATGGCGAAGCCAATTTTGGACAAAGTCCTAATTAACAGGGTGGCATTCTTGGTGGCGGAGGCAGCAACCtttccttcttgttttttcCGTCCTTTACAATGAAAACTGTGTTCATTCCCCAAGTTAGGTGATGCTCCAAATGGCAGTGCAAAAACCATAC
Proteins encoded in this window:
- the LOC18766238 gene encoding laccase-15 encodes the protein MLSGKRNSALQILSLLLVFLHCQASSHNYHFVVKEATYTRLCSTKEILTVNGKFPGPVLQAHKGDTIYVNVHNNGRYNITIHWHGVKQPRYPWSDGPEYITQCPIQPGHKFKQNIIFSEEEGTIWWHAHSDWSRATVYGAIIVYPKRGASYPFPQPHEEVPIILGQWWKRDIMEVFEEFVQTGGEPNVSDAHTINGQPGDLYPCSKSETFKLFVDENKAYLLRIINAAMNSILFFSIANHNLTVVGADGSYTKPVTRDYITISPGQTLDALLLTNQQVGQYYMAARAYSSSPAVAFDNTTTTAIVQYNNRNSTPFSSPPILPYLPYYNDTNAAFNFFDSLRSLANEDHPIDVPKNITTRLISTVSVNTFPCPNSSCEGPNGTRLAASMNNISFVDPTTIDILEAYYYHINGVFREGFPDFPPLVYNFTGEDLPLILQTPKRGTKVKVFDYGSIVECVFQGTNLVAGIDHPMHLHGFSFYIVGRGFGNFDQDKDPLNYNLVDPPHRNTVIVPINGWTAIRFKTNNPGVWFLHCHLERHLTWGMNTVFIVKNGKHKKEKLLPAPQEMPPC